From a single Entelurus aequoreus isolate RoL-2023_Sb linkage group LG12, RoL_Eaeq_v1.1, whole genome shotgun sequence genomic region:
- the LOC133661684 gene encoding RNA-binding protein 4.1-like — translation MVKIFIGNLACNSSAEELRGLFEKYGKVTECDIVKNFGFVHMSSLSEAEEAIRHLDQHQLKGWRINVELSKGRPKSSTKLHVGNLGEGVTDKILRVKFEEFGSVVECDVVKDFAFVHMERMEDAMEAINKMDNTAFKGKLMSVQLSTSRLRTAPGMGAHTGCFVCGKHGHWSKDCPVDRNNSQNEEDMRGHGGLGSPRGPPGFGRGGPGRGGPGRGGHGMAPAPSDYMPGSAYSRPSYDAGMPPPPRRPGGAEVGDRYGERSPVYARERAYSSSVDYYEKYRARPYGSSYFEERRMSYLPPPPPPPPPPPPSSLPKYSGMDPYDRRPPPPPVPSASAAAAYYAREHNPISRVPISSAGYAYERKRLSPVPVARGPYPVPRPKEHYVQRYAPY, via the exons ATGGTGAAAATATTCATCGGCAATCTTGCCTGCAACAGCAGCGCAGAAGAGCTTCGAGGCCTCTTTGAGAAGTATGGTAAAGTCACTGAATGTGACATAGTCAAAAACTTTGGCTTTGTGCACATGAGCAGCTTGTCCGAGGCGGAGGAGGCCATTCGGCACCTCGACCAGCACCAGCTGAAAGGCTGGCGCATTAACGTGGAGCTGAGCAAAGGCAGGCCAAAGTCCAGCACCAAGTTGCATGTAGGCAACTTAGGAGAAGGCGTTACCGACAAAATTTTGCGGGTCAAGTTTGAAGAGTTTGGCTCGGTAGTCGAATGTGATGTAGTGAAGGACTTTGCCTTTGTTCACATGGAAAGAATGGAAGATGCCATGGAAGCCATTAATAAGATGGACAACACTGCCTTCAAAG GCAAACTGATGAGTGTACAACTGTCCACCAGTCGGCTTCGCACCGCCCCGGGAATGGGAGCTCATACCGGATGCTTTGTCTGCGGGAAACATGGTCACTGGTCAAAAGATTGTCCAGTCGATCGCAACAATAGCCAGAACGAAGAAGACATGAGAGGTCACGGCGGTCTGGGATCTCCACGCGGTCCCCCAGGTTTCGGAAGGGGAGGCCCCGGACGGGGTGGCCCCGGCAGGGGTGGCCACGGTATGGCCCCCGCTCCATCTGATTACATGCCAGGCTCTGCGTATAGTCGGCCAAGTTATGACGCAGGAATGCCGCCCCCTCCGCGGAGGCCTGGTGGCGCTGAGGTGGGAGATCGGTACGGTGAGAGGTCACCAGTTTACGCCCGTGAACGTGCTTATAGCAGCAGTGTTGACTACTATGAGAAGTACAGAGCTCGCCCTTACGGCTCAAGCTATTTCGAGGAACGCCGTATGTCCTATCTccctcctccccctccccctcccccacctCCTCCCCCCTCTTCCCTCCCAAAGTACTCGGGTATGGATCCGTACGACCGGCGCCCCCCGCCTCCTCCAGTGCCATCCGCTTCCGCCGCCGCGGCTTACTATGCGAGAGAGCACAACCCAATCAGCCGAGTACCCATCTCCTCGGCAGGCTATGCCTACGAGCGAAAACGCCTGTCGCCCGTGCCTGTGGCTAGAGGCCCGTACCCGGTGCCGCGGCCGAAGGAGCACTATGTACAACGCTACGCTCCTTACTAA